A window of Rhinolophus ferrumequinum isolate MPI-CBG mRhiFer1 chromosome X, mRhiFer1_v1.p, whole genome shotgun sequence contains these coding sequences:
- the MXRA5 gene encoding matrix-remodeling-associated protein 5 isoform X2 gives MPPPAPCGALSVVLILLWAHPRTGLACPHPCACYVPSEVHCTFRSLASVPAGISKHVERINLGFNSIQALSETSFAGLTKLELLMIHGNNIPSIPDGALKDLSSLQVFKFSYNKLRVITGQTLKGLWSLMRLHMDHNKIEFIHPQAFKGLTSLRLLHLEGNMLHQLHAGTFSTFTFLDYFRLSNIRHLYLAENKIRALPAGLLQNMPLLENLYLQGNPWSCDCEMTWFLQWDAKSKGILKCKKDKAYEGGQLCATCSSPKKLHRQELHKLKDIPCLKPSIESPLRSNKSSSSEDEQESEDDSDSQLSLEAFQLPPWNISLNMTDEHGNMVSLLCAIKKPTDVYKIHLNQTESQEVEINATVALDFECAMTRENYEKLWKLIAYYSEVPVRLHREAVLSHDPSVTYQYRQDADDGTLYYTGVRAHIQAEPEWVMQPSIDLQLNRRQSTAKKVLLSYYSQHSLTMSSKDAEQSRSRSWVMIEPSGAVQRAQTVLEGAPCQLSCNVKASESPSIFWVLPDGSVLKAPTEDQDGKFSILTSGWLKIKSTEQSDSGLYQCIAQVRDEMDRMVYRVLVQPPVMQPPDGHTVTIQRNPGEPVMLPCNAPAIPEAQLTWILPNKRIVNDLTNTSHAYMLANGTLSIPKVQASDSGYYRCVAVNQQGADGFTVAVTVSKKGSGRSSKRGRRPGGKTPSWLRGDVVEDEGGSGIGDGDTTSRRVLHPKDHELFIHTKDDAIPGGKKTKKGRRKLKPWKNSEKEPETTIAEGRRVFESRRKINMANKQINPEHWADILARVRGKNLPKGTEMPEVPDSTTPPSVSLEAAPVLPAVPPPSVSLEQALLSAEESSADVSLFGEEEQVSSTISSTRLGLERGHNGVILAEAKVTGADLEELTEDEFSEKAEDTVPTEIDSTWATATTLISVPYTSSPTLQTLDTVYAEPTRQITATEEGRFAVHVGSVPEPTSRDDQSPLDESETLPSVYPEVETHSPPDEDKMKELTPRHFSPTPTLLVVDSRTSKPFEMVTFWEPDVPAQTHRQEKTGSPQLVNNSFSTQGNSPTKKSREEDSLTLQEGAMAERDRADSGNPGRKRQRMKSSSLLDSSPRARGSVAPSQGPRETTLVVLFDKDTTTTMPTQKFTSPSVPPTHPSRKRPNGRRRFRPHKFRLRHKQTPPTTFAPTETFSDPPTQAPEVKTPNKVESAPIPTSWVDSTVGIPKQLEMGKHAEPVTKGTPRRKHGKRPNKHGYSTSTVSSATSASKPSPSSESQHRNTITSSAETLLLSTNVSLRTGEPRQMTRGEDSMTTARNIHLPHDTFQETIPGTDKPASAGKAIKNNSVTDMNDDKTDGFVPGESVIKIASTSGSEVSTVGEFKEASPPFSFPGAESWNPPTTAQPGRLQTETALTSSPETLIDTSFFNKWEDPDFPPEVSPSVAVSTLFQQEGHVASTTLLDMNVELSSSWAETVSARDHQETTPAITRSEVRPPSQDATPAPVEEPASSFSHTTFVSLLQTSTTPSPLTSRVSPTPVESKENVFFNYVGIPETKTPPVHNEGTRHIWRPNELSTPSPDKDGFKLIPKKELGREAFDGKAQNILPRGPDRPHQAGRVQVFHQPARVPTSPIPPRGTVRPQPVTTQNAFRYFVTVQPPRHLTNKPEITAYPPFRGLPENHHVTTPKFSSASTPGAPWRSSKAGIPSKFPDQGADRWNGNAKVFGNNYIPDLRDPGGKLPSSRGPQYSNGRFPFFFNRTLSFPQLGVTLKPQTPTSPAPVMGERKVHPGPYTRIHSQSISHGDLGPPAPPLVQQQPRSTALPSTNIQNIPLVHSTRSSISFVTSSGQPSRSFHQSGSKFFSAGGPPASKFWTLGEKPQIITKSPQTVSVTAETDVMFPCEATGKPKPFVTWTKVSTGAIMTPNTRVQRFEVLKNGTFVIRKVQMQDRGQYMCVAKNLHGVDRMAVVLSVTVQQPQILASHYQDVTVYLGDTIAMECLAKGTPVPQISWIFPDRRVWQTVSPVEGRVTLHENRTLSIKEASFADRGVYKCVASNAAGADSLAIRLHVAALPPVIQQEKLENISLPPGLSIHIHCSAKAAPLPSVRWVLWDGTQIRPSQFINGNLFVFPNGTLYIRNLAPKDSGRYECVAANLVGSARRTIQLTVQRAAANARITGTSPQRTNVHYGGTLRLDCSASGDPWPRILWRLPSKRMIDALLSFDTRVKVFANGTLVVKSVTDKDAGDYLCVARNKVGDDFVVLKVNVVMKPAKIEHKEENDHRVFYGSDLKVDCVATGLPNPEIFWSLPDGSLVNSFMQSDDSGGRTKRYVVFNNGTLYFNEVGMREEGDYTCFAENQVGKDEMTVRVKVVTEPAAIRNKTYSVVHVPYGDVVTVACEAKGEPSPRVTWLSPTNRLIPTSSEKYQIYQDGTLLIQKAQRSDSGNYTCVVRNSAGEDRKIVWIHVNVQSPKINGHPDAITTVREIAAGGSRKLIDCLAEGVPTPRVLWAFPEGVVLPAPYYGNRVTIHRNGTLDIKSLRKSDSVQLACIGRNEGGEARLIVQLTVLEPMEKPTFHDPVNEKITAMAGHTISLNCSAVGTPTPTLLWVLPNGTELQSGQQVHRFYHKRDGMLHISGLSSADAGAYRCVARNAAGHTERLVSLKVGLKPETHQQYQNLLSIINGETLHLHCLSPGGRQARFSWTLPSGLTLQDPQARGRVSIWENGTLTVREASVFDRGTYVCKADNEFGSSVMNFPVIIIAYPPRITSEPAPVIYARPGNTVRMNCMVMGIPKAEISWELPDRSQLTAGSQARLYGNRFLHPQGSLTIQQATHRDSGFYKCTAKNILGTDSKTTYIHVY, from the exons AATTCAGCTACAATAAGCTGCGCGTGATCACAGGACAGACCCTGAAGGGGCTCTGGAGCTTAATGAGGCTGCACATGGACCACAACAAAATCGAGTTTATCCACCCACAAGCGTTCAAGGGCTTGACGTCCCTCAGGCTCCTCCACTTAGAGGGGAACATGCTCCACCAGCTACACGCCGGGACCTTCTCCACATTTACCTTTCTGGACTACTTCAGACTGTCCAACATCAGGCACCTCTACTTAGCAGAGAACAAGATCCGAGCTCTTCCCGCGGGCTTGCTTCAGAACATGCCGCTCCTGGAGAACCTGTACCTGCAGGGGAACCCGTGGTCCTGTGACTGTGAGATGACATGGTTTCTGCAATGGGATGCAAAATCCAAAG GGATTCTGAAGTGTAAGAAGGACAAAGCCTATGAAGGTGGTCAGTTATGTGCCACGTGCTCCAGCCCCAAGAAGCTCCACAGACAAGAGCTTCACAAGCTGAAGGACATCCCTTGTCTGAAGCCTTCCATAGAGTCCCCTCTGAGATCCAACAAGAGCAGCAGCAGCGAGGACGAGCAGGAATCAGAGGACGACAGTGACAGCCAGCTCTCCCTGGAGGCGTTCCAGCTCCCCCCCTGGAACATCTCTCTGAATATGACCGACGAGCACGGGAACATGGTGAGCCTTCTGTGTGCCATCAAGAAGCCGACGGATGTGTACAAAATTCACTTGAACCAAACGGAGTCTCAGGAGGTTGAGATCAACGCAACCGTGGCCTTGGACTTTGAGTGTGCGATGACGCGGGAAAACTATGAAAAACTGTGGAAACTGATCGCCTATTACAGCGAGGTTCCTGTGCGGCTGCACCGAGAAGCCGTGCTCAGCCACGACCCCAGCGTCACCTACCAGTATAGGCAAGACGCCGACGACGGCACTCTCTACTACACGGGCGTCAGAGCCCACATTCAGGCCGAACCGGAATGGGTCATGCAGCCGTCCATTGACCTCCAACTGAACCGACGACAGAGTACGGCCAAAAAGGTGCTCCTGTCCTACTATTCCCAGCACTCCTTGACCATGTCCAGCAAAGACGCCGAGCAGTCTCGGAGCAGGAGCTGGGTCATGATCGAGCCCAGTGGAGCTGTGCAAAGGGCTCAGACGGTCTTGGAAGGGGCTCCGTGCCAGCTGAGCTGCAACGTGAAGGCTTCGGAGAGTCCATCCATCTTCTGGGTGCTTCCGGATGGCTCTGTCCTGAAAGCACCCACGGAGGACCAGGATGGCAAATTCTCCATCCTCACCAGTGGCTGGCTGAAGATCAAATCAACGGAACAGTCGGACTCTGGTTTGTACCAGTGCATTGCTCAGGTGAGGGATGAGATGGACCGAATGGTATACAGGGTCCTTGTACAGCCACCTGTCATGCAGCCCCCTGATGGACACACAGTGACAATTCAGAGGAACCCAGGGGAGCCAGTGATGTTGCCTTGCAATGCACCGGCAATACCTGAAGCCCAGCTCACCTGGATTCTTCCAAACAAAAGGATCGTTAATGATCTGACTAACACATCACACGCGTACATGCTGGCCAATGGGACTCTCTCCATCCCCAAGGTCCAAGCCAGTGACAGTGGTTATTACAGATGTGTGGCTGTCAACCAGCAAGGGGCAGATGGTTTCACTGTGGCGGTCACGGTGAGTAAGAAAGGATCTGGCAGGTCATCAAAAAGAGGCCGACGCCCCGGCGGGAAGACTCCTTCCTGGCTGAGAGGAGATGTTGTGGAGGATGAAGGGGGCTCAGGCATCGGAGATGGAGATACCACTTCACGGAGAGTTCTCCATCCAAAGGATCATGAGCTGTTCATCCACACAAAGGACGATGCCATCCCCGGAGGTAAGAAAAccaagaaagggagaagaaaactgaagccctggAAGAATTCTGAAAAAGAGCCGGAGACAACCATCGCAGAAGGTCGCAGAGTGTTCGAGTCCCGACGAAAAATAAACATGGCCAACAAACAGATTAATCCAGAGCACTGGGCAGACATTTTAGCCAGAGTGCGCGGGAAAAATCTCCCCAAGGGAACGGAAATGCCTGAGGTCCCTGACAGCACCACTCCTCCATCGGTGAGCCTAGAGGCAGCCCCCGTTTTGCCTGCCGTCCCCCCTCCCTCAGTGTCACTGGAACAGGCCCTACTCAGTGCCGAAGAATCCTCGGCAGATGTGTCTTTATTTGGTGAGGAAGAGCAGGTTTCCAGTACCATTTCCTCAACCAGGTTGGGATTGGAACGTGGCCACAATGGAGTCATTCTTGCCGAAGCCAAAGTGACAGGCGCAGATCTGGAAGAACTAACTGAGGATGAATTTTCCGAGAAGGCTGAGGATACAGTTCCAACTGAAATTGACTCAACATGGGCTACCGCCACGACACTGATATCTGTGCCTTATACATCGTCTCCTACTCTACAGACCTTGGACACAGTCTACGCAGAGCCCACCAGGCAAATCACAGCCACAGAGGAGGGCCGGTTCGCAGTACACGTGGGATCCGTGCCAGAACCCACATCACGAGACGACCAGTCTCCTTTGGACGAGTCTGAAACTCTGCCATCCGtttacccagaagtggaaacCCATTCACCACCCGATGAAGATAAGATGAAAGAACTGACCCCCAGGCATTTTTCTCCAACCCCGACCCTGTTGGTTGTGGACTCCAGGACATCGAAGCCATTTGAAATGGTCACTTTTTGGGAGCCAGACGTCCCAGCCCAAACACATCGACAAGAAAAAACAGGCAGCCCCCAGCTTGTGAACAATAGTTTCAGTACTCAGGGCAACTCACCGACTaaaaagagcagagaggaggatTCTCTGACGCTGCAGGAAGGAGCTATGGCAGAGAGAGACCGCGCAGACTCCGGAAATCCTGGGAGGAAGAGGCAGCGCATGAAGTCCAGCAGTCTGCTGGACTCTTCACCGAGAGCGAGGGGCAGCGTGGCTCCCTCCCAGGGTCCCCGGGAAACCACCCTGGTTGTTCTGTTTGACAAGGACACCACGACAACGATGCCAACCCAGAAGTTCACTTCACCATCAGTGCCACCCACTCACCCTTCTCGAAAGAGACCCAACGGGAGGAGGAGGTTTCGTCCCCACAAATTCCGACTCCGGCACAAACAGACTCCACCCACCACTTTTGCCCCAACGGAGACTTTCTCGGACCCACCGACTCAAGCCCCTGAAGTGAAGACTCCAAACAAAGTGGAGAGTGCACCCATTCCTACCTCTTGGGTTGACAGCACAGTTGGGATCCCCAAACAGTTAGAAATGGGGAAGCATGCAGAACCGGTAACCAAGGGGACCCCACGAAGGAAACACGGCAAGAGGCCAAACAAGCATGGTTACTCCACGTCTACAGTGAGCTCTGCCACATCTGCGTCCAAGCCCAGCCCTTCCTCAGAAAGTCAGCACAGAAATACTATTACCTCCAGTGCAGAGACTTTACTTTTATCTACAAACGTTTCTTTGCGAACTGGAGAACCACGTCAGATGACTAGAGGGGAAGATTCTATGACAACTGCCAGAAACATACATTTACCTCACGACACATTCCAAGAGACAATTCCAGGCACAGATAAGCCTGCATCCGCTGGAAAAGCAATTAAGAATAACAGTGTCACAGATATGAATGATGATAAAACTGATGGTTTCGTCCCTGGTGAGTCAGTCATTAAGATCGCATCAACTTCTGGCTCCGAGGTCTCCACTGTGGGAGAATTTAAGGAAGCATCCCCTCCTTTCAGCTTTCCAGGAGCTGAAAGCTGGAATCCCCCAACCACAGCCCAGCCGGGAAGGTTACAAACAGAGACAGCTCTTACTAGCTCTCCGGAAACCCTGATAGACACATCTTTTTTTAACAAGTGGGAGGACCCGGATTTTCCCCCTGAGGTTTCTCCTTCTGTGGCAGTCTCTACACTATTTCAACAGGAAGGACATGTTGCTTCAACGACTCTCTTGGACATGAATGTAGAGTTATCTTCAAGTTGGGCAGAAACCGTCAGTGCTCGGGATCATCAAGAAACCACTCCCGCTATTACCCGTTCTGAAGTCAGACCACCCAGTCAAGACGCCACCCCGGCCCCAGTGGAGGAGCCAGCATCCTCATTCTCCCACACGACCTTCGTGTCTTTGCTACAAACCTCCACAACACCCTCACCTCTTACTTCAAGGGTATCTCCAACCCCAGTAGAGTCCAAGGAAAACGTTTTCTTTAATTACGTGGGGATCCCAGAAACCAAAACCCCGCCAGTCCACAATGAGGGCACTCGGCATATTTGGAGGCCAAATGAATTATCCACCCCATCTCCCGACAAGGATGGGTTTAAGTTAATTCCAAAGAAGGAGTTAGGAAGGGAAGCATTTGATGGTAAGGCCCAAAACATTCTTCCACGTGGCCCAGACCGTCCCCACCAGGCAGGGAGAGTCCAAGTTTTCCACCAACCGGCCAGAGTTCCTACTTCACCTATCCCACCAAGAGGGACTGTACGGCCGCAACCTGTGACCACACAAAATGCCTTTAGATACTTTGTAACTGTCCAGCCCCCTCGCCACTTGACCAACAAACCGGAAATAACGGCATACCCTCCTTTCAGGGGTTTGCCTGAGAACCACCACGTCACGACTCCCAAATTCTCAAGCGCAAGCACTCCTGGGGCTCCGTGGCGTAGTTCCAAAGCTGGCATTCCTAGTAAGTTTCCCGACCAAGGAGCTGACCGATGGAACGGCAATGCCAAAGTGTTTGGAAATAACTACATCCCGGACCTACGAGACCCTGGGGGCAAGCTTCCAAGTTCAAGAGGTCCGCAGTATTCGAATGGAagattccctttctttttcaacAGGACCTTGTCTTTCCCACAGTTGGGAGTTACTCTGAAGCCGCAGACACCCACCTCTCCTGCCCCAGTGATGGGAGAGAGAAAGGTCCACCCCGGTCCTTACACGAGGATACACTCTCAGAGTATCAGTCATGGAGACTTGGGTCCCCCAGCACCTCCGTTAGTGCAGCAACAGCCCCGCAGCACGGCACTGCCTTCAACAAACATCCAGAACATCCCGCTCGTCCACTCCACGCGGAGCTCTATCTCCTTCGTGACCTCTTCTGGACAGCCTTCCAGAAGCTTCCATCAGAGCGGCTCCAAGTTCTTCTCTGCCGGAGGACCACCTGCATCCAAATTCTGGACCCTTGGGGAAAAGCCCCAAATTATCACTAAGTCCCCGCAGACCGTGTCTGTCACTGCAGAGACTGACGTCATGTTCCCGTGTGAGGCAACAGGGAAACCCAAGCCTTTCGTTACTTGGACAAAGGTTTCCACAG GTGCTATCATGACCCCTAACACCAGAGTGCAACGCTTTGAGGTCCTCAAGAATGGCACGTTCGTCATCCGGAAGGTGCAGATGCAAGACCGCGGGCAGTATATGTGCGTGGCCAAAAACCTGCATGGCGTGGACAGGATGGCGGTGGTTCTCTCCGTCACTGTGCAGCAGCCCCAGATCCTGGCCTCCCACTACCAGGACGTGACCGTCTATCTGGGAGACACGATTGCCATGGAGTGTCTAGCCAAGGGAACCCCCGTACCCCAAATCTCCTGGATCTTCCCGGACAGGAGGGTCTGGCAGACCGTGTCCCCGGTGGAGGGCAGGGTCACACTGCACGAAAACCGCACCCTGTCCATCAAGGAGGCCTCCTTCGCCGACCGAGGCGTCTACAAGTGCGTGGCGAGCAACGCGGCGGGCGCCGACAGCCTGGCCATCCGCCTGCACGTGGCCGCCCTGCCCCCTGTCATCCAGCAGGAGAAGTTGGAGAACATCTCCCTGCCTCCCGGGCTCAGCATTCACATCCACTGCAGCGCCAAGGCCGCGCCCCTGCCCAGCGTGCGCTGGGTCCTCTGGGACGGGACGCAGATCCGCCCTTCGCAGTTCATCAACGGCAACTTGTTTGTGTTCCCCAATGGGACGCTCTACATCCGTAACCTGGCGCCCAAGGACAGCGGGCGCTACGAGTGCGTGGCTGCCAATCTGGTGGGCTCCGCGCGGAGGACCATCCAGCTGACCGTGCAGCGCGCGGCGGCCAACGCGCGCATCACCGGCACCTCCCCGCAGAGGACCAACGTGCACTATGGCGGGACCCTCCGGCTGGACTGCAGCGCCTCCGGGGACCCCTGGCCTCGCATCCTCTGGAGATTGCCCTCCAAGCGGATGATTGACGCGCTATTGAG CTTTGACACCAGGGTCAAGGTGTTTGCCAACGGGACCCTGGTGGTGAAATCCGTCACCGACAAAGATGCCGGGGATTACCTGTGCGTGGCTCGAAACAAGGTTGGCGACGACTTCGTCGTGCTGAAGGTCAACGTGGTCATGAAACCGGCCAAGATCGAGCACAAAGAGGAGAACGACCACAGGGTCTTTTACGGGAGCGACCTGAAAGTTGACTGCGTGGCCACCGGCCTTCCCAACCCTGAGATCTTCTGGAGTCTTCCAGACGGGAGCCTGGTCAACTCCTTCATGCAGTCCGACGACAGCGGCGGTCGTACCAAGCGCTACGTGGTGTTCAACAACGGGACCCTCTACTTCAACGAAGTGGGGATGCGTGAGGAAGGGGACTACACCTGCTTTGCGGAAAATCAGGTGGGGAAGGATGAGATGACCGTACGTGTCAAGGTGGTGACGGAGCCCGCTGCCATCCGGAACAAGACGTACTCCGTGGTCCACGTCCCCTATGGGGACGTGGTCACCGTGGCCTGTGAGGCGAAAGGGGAGCCCTCGCCCAGGGTGACGTGGCTCTCTCCGACCAACAGGCTGATCCCCACCTCCTCCGAGAAGTACCAGATCTATCAGGATGGCACGCTCCTCATTCAGAAAGCCCAGCGCTCAGACAGCGGCAACTACACCTGCGTGGTCAGGAACAGCGCTGGGGAGGACAGGAAGATAGTCTGGATTCATGTCAACGTCCAGTCGCCCAAGATCAACGGGCACCCGGACGCCATCACCACGGTGCGGGAGATCGCAGCTGGTGGCAGCCGGAAGCTCATCGACTGCCTGGCAGAGGGcgtccccacccccagagtgCTGTGGGCCTTTCCCGAGGGGGTGGTTCTGCCGGCCCCGTACTACGGGAACCGGGTCACCATCCATCGCAATGGCACGCTGGACATCAAGAGTCTGCGGAAAAGCGACTCGGTGCAGCTGGCCTGCATTGGCCGCAATGAGGGCGGGGAAGCCAGGCTGATCGTCCAGCTCACCGTCCTGGAGCCCATGGAGAAGCCCACTTTCCACGACCCAGTCAATGAGAAGATCACCGCCATGGCCGGGCACACCATCAGCCTCAACTGCTCAGCCGTGGGGACCCCGACCCCCaccctgctctgggtgctccccAATGGCACGGAGCTGCAGAGTGGCCAACAGGTGCACAGGTTCTACCACAAGCGTGACGGCATGCTGCATATCAGTGGCCTGTCGTCTGCAGACGCCGGGGCTTACCGCTGCGTGGCCCGGAACGCCGCCGGTCACACCGAGAGGCTGGTGTCCCTGAAGGTGGGGCTGAAGCCCGAGACGCACCAGCAGTATCAGAATCTGCTGAGTATCATCAACGGGGAAACCCTGCATCTGCACTGCCTCTCCCCGGGGGGCCGGCAGGCACGCTTCTCGTGGACGCTCCCCAGTGGCCTGACTCTGCAGGACCCCCAAGCACGGGGACGCGTGTCCATTTGGGAAAACGGCACCCTGACCGTGCGAGAGGCCTCGGTGTTTGACAGGGGCACCTACGTGTGCAAGGCAGACAATGAGTTTGGCTCTTCCGTCATGAACTTCCCCGTAATCATCATAGCGTACCCGCCCAGGATCACCAGCGAGCCGGCACCCGTCATCTACGCCCGGCCCGGGAACACCGTTAGGATGAACTGCATGGTCATGGGGATCCCCAAAGCCGAGATCAGCTGGGAGCTGCCAGACCGATCACAGCTGACCGCCGGCTCGCAGGCCCGTCTGTACGGAAATAGATTCCTTCACCCCCAGGGGTCATTAACCATCCAGCAGGCCACACACAGAGACTCGGGGTTCTACAAGTGCACTGCGAAAAACATCCTGGGCACGGACTCAAAAACAACCTATATCCACGTTTACTGA